Proteins encoded in a region of the Synechococcus sp. BIOS-U3-1 genome:
- a CDS encoding ABC1 kinase family protein, protein MALRPVAPQELGDFIEAAGLLTYDPAAITRIYAGHPQRLLRRLWQTLVPIGMLLIGIGFDWIFQLLKNQERARRRARECAELLVELGPAFIKAGQALSTRPDIVPPVLLEELAQLQDQLPGFDSALAMACIEEDLGAPVDSIYAELEREPISAASLGQVHRGTLHDGQRVAVKVQRPGLREQITLDLYIVRNIAAWLNSNIGLIRSDLVALIDELGSRVFEEMDYLNEASNAEKFSELHQHNPRIAVPLIYREATSRRVLTMEWIDGVKLTNLEAVREMGIDPNEMVSVGVNCSLQQLLEHGFFHADPHPGNLLALSDGRLCYLDFGMMSEVSRESRTGLIQAVVHLVNRNFGKLSKDFVNLGFLAEDVNLEPIVPAFETVFSQALEAGVSRMDFKAVTDDLSGVMYKFPFRVPPYYALIIRSLVTLEGIALSVDYDFKILGAAYPYFARRLMEDPDPQLRQSLKEMLFDGDIFSWTRLENLVASAASQDQLDLDALLDQVLDFLLSTHGGMLRQQLVETAADRIDSLGWMTLQRIGRRLPRQLQPSRLMASGAELDQDFYMDLEPVRQLIQVLQQLPGFSPDLLFSRLPRLMREPDARRMGVELAQGLAERGVVRLVKAAAGVSP, encoded by the coding sequence TGCCGATTGGAATGCTGTTGATCGGCATCGGTTTCGACTGGATCTTCCAGCTGCTCAAGAATCAAGAGCGAGCCCGACGCAGAGCTCGGGAATGCGCTGAACTGCTGGTGGAGCTCGGACCAGCCTTCATCAAAGCCGGCCAGGCTCTCTCCACACGGCCAGACATCGTGCCTCCGGTACTACTGGAGGAACTTGCCCAGCTGCAGGACCAGCTTCCAGGGTTCGACAGCGCTCTGGCCATGGCTTGTATTGAGGAAGACCTGGGAGCTCCCGTCGACAGCATCTACGCGGAACTAGAACGCGAACCAATCTCAGCGGCCTCTCTCGGCCAGGTGCATCGCGGAACATTGCACGACGGTCAACGCGTCGCCGTGAAAGTGCAAAGGCCGGGTCTGCGCGAACAGATCACGCTGGATCTCTACATCGTGCGCAATATTGCCGCCTGGCTCAACAGCAATATCGGCCTGATTCGCAGCGATCTTGTTGCCCTCATTGATGAACTGGGCAGTCGGGTGTTCGAAGAGATGGATTATTTGAATGAAGCTTCGAACGCGGAAAAATTCAGCGAGCTGCATCAGCACAATCCCCGTATCGCCGTTCCGCTGATCTATCGAGAAGCCACTAGTCGAAGGGTGCTAACGATGGAATGGATCGACGGCGTCAAGCTCACCAACCTTGAGGCGGTGAGAGAGATGGGTATTGATCCCAATGAGATGGTGTCCGTGGGCGTGAACTGCAGCCTGCAACAGCTGCTTGAGCACGGCTTCTTTCATGCCGATCCACACCCAGGCAATTTGCTAGCCCTCTCTGATGGACGGCTCTGCTACCTGGATTTCGGCATGATGAGCGAAGTCTCGCGAGAATCACGCACCGGATTGATCCAAGCCGTGGTTCACCTGGTGAATCGCAATTTCGGCAAATTGTCCAAGGATTTCGTCAACCTCGGATTCCTTGCTGAAGACGTGAATCTGGAGCCGATTGTTCCGGCGTTCGAAACCGTTTTCAGTCAAGCGTTGGAAGCAGGTGTCAGTCGCATGGATTTCAAAGCGGTCACTGATGATCTGTCCGGCGTGATGTACAAGTTCCCGTTCAGAGTCCCGCCTTACTACGCCTTAATCATCCGCTCACTGGTCACCCTTGAGGGAATTGCTCTGAGCGTGGATTACGACTTCAAGATTCTCGGCGCTGCCTATCCCTATTTCGCTCGCCGGCTGATGGAGGATCCGGACCCACAACTCCGTCAAAGCCTGAAAGAGATGTTGTTTGACGGCGATATCTTCAGCTGGACCCGGCTGGAAAATTTAGTGGCCAGTGCAGCCAGTCAAGACCAACTGGACCTGGATGCATTGCTTGATCAGGTTCTGGATTTCCTTCTGTCAACCCATGGGGGCATGCTGCGCCAACAGCTGGTTGAAACCGCAGCAGATCGCATCGATTCGCTTGGATGGATGACCCTGCAACGCATCGGACGACGTCTGCCACGTCAGTTGCAACCTTCTCGCCTCATGGCGTCAGGAGCCGAGTTGGATCAGGACTTTTACATGGATCTCGAACCGGTCCGTCAACTCATCCAAGTCCTCCAGCAGCTACCCGGCTTCAGTCCAGATCTGCTGTTCAGCCGCTTGCCGAGATTGATGCGTGAACCCGACGCCCGTCGCATGGGCGTTGAACTTGCCCAGGGCTTAGCCGAACGAGGAGTTGTCCGACTGGTCAAAGCAGCAGCAGGAGTCTCCCCCTAG
- a CDS encoding alpha/beta hydrolase codes for MSARRSRLRRHALATGSAMALGLLSCFQPAHAAKDVALVSGAFIRSISVADLAYLAETGEARGLLVDLLKLSRQDPEDVAKLLNQELNLPLVLTSRLMSTRIGDVILTRVARIIYPLRVPAPSVSVPAIRAGVINGLQIGEGGLTAIKFLEAYPSDVMEVNIPALIAVIEKAESIAGLVQFFSDSPLDGLKDGSN; via the coding sequence ATGTCTGCACGACGATCACGCCTTCGCAGGCACGCTCTGGCAACAGGCTCGGCGATGGCTCTGGGCCTGCTGAGTTGTTTCCAACCCGCTCACGCAGCCAAGGATGTTGCCCTCGTAAGTGGTGCGTTTATCCGTTCAATCAGTGTTGCGGATCTGGCCTACTTAGCCGAAACAGGTGAAGCGCGTGGATTACTGGTCGACCTCCTGAAGTTGAGCCGTCAGGATCCTGAGGACGTAGCGAAACTGCTCAATCAGGAACTGAATCTGCCACTGGTGCTAACCAGCAGGCTGATGTCCACAAGGATTGGAGACGTGATTCTGACCAGGGTGGCTCGGATCATCTATCCGCTGAGAGTGCCTGCTCCCTCGGTGAGTGTTCCAGCCATCCGCGCTGGTGTCATCAACGGGCTTCAGATCGGTGAAGGCGGCTTGACGGCCATCAAATTTCTCGAGGCCTATCCATCGGACGTGATGGAAGTGAATATCCCAGCACTGATTGCCGTGATCGAAAAAGCAGAATCCATCGCGGGCTTGGTGCAATTCTTCTCAGATTCCCCCCTGGACGGTCTGAAGGACGGCAGCAACTGA